DNA from Quercus lobata isolate SW786 chromosome 1, ValleyOak3.0 Primary Assembly, whole genome shotgun sequence:
ATGAGGTTTGTGCCTGGTTATCTCTTCGGGATTGAACTCCAAAGGCTTAAACAACTTTTGGTGGTGATATGACCCGCATGAGATTGTATTACTTGATGCCTCTACTTGATGAATTATAGTACGGTGCTTGCTAATGAGTTCAGATCACAGTATTAAACTTCTGTTGTCTTCTTTGCATCTCTTCGAAAATATAAATGAACCCTGAATCTTTGCCTTCCTCTTTCAACTCCTACATTTTATGTTGCATTGTTTAGATGGTTTTACAATTTGTTTATCTAATTAGATAACATTAGTTGTCAACTTGTCATCTGAATGAAGTTAATGAACATTAGCTTTTTGTATTCTTTTCATATGCagttctttatttaatttttggaggGCGATTACTTTACATTGCATGGAGGTCAGATTCAAAATCTTCTCAGAAAAAGGAGATGGAAGAAGTATGTATTTTATGCACACTCAACTTCAGTTTGATATTTGCTTATGTAATGTTTTATTCTTTTAGATGTGTACTTTtccgttttctttttcaatttactCATAAGCTTGCTTGTTATAAATGGCAATCAGTGGGAAATTGCAGAACTATGATATTTGCAAGCTTTTCGGCAGTAGATCTGTGTGTTATATGATTCCTGCACCACTTTAACTCTTGGATTTTATCCAGGTTGCATCACATGTACTTGGAGTTTATGTTAGATATAGTCTTAATTATACAATAATCCATAATTTATGGTTGGCCTTTCCCACCCGTGCTATGTTCATCTTATGCATTTAGTTATAGCTACAGCAAAGTTAAGATGGGTCGAAGCAGTTTCCTCAATGCATTGATTTCTTTCTATGCACAACAGATCAGTGGCCATCTAATGTTATGCTCcttacatatattatataggATGAGCATCAGTCCAACCAAATTTAGAGACCATAATGAATACTCTTcagataaatgaaaataaaataggaaaTTAACTCCTCTGTGCTTGTGGACATTGTGGAGGGAGACGAACCACCACACtcttgatgatgtggaaaacTTGGTGGTTCAATTGAAAACATATTTCTGGGAAGCATGGGTGCGGCTCCAGAGCTGCTGCACCTGCACCCGACTCATTTCTACACGCCGATTTGCATTCAACGCGCAGATTcgccacctttttttttttcctctttgattCACGCCGATTTTGGCCGAAATCTGCTGAAATTGGCCGAAATCCGTCGAAGCTGGCTGAGAAACTGGCCGAAACAGCCCCAATTCAGTCCGATTCTGTCCGaataagaagaggaagaagaaagatcTACTACCAAAAgatttgtgaagaaaaaaaaaaagggaaggagaagaagaaagatctGCAACCAAATGatttgtgaggaaaaaaaaaaaaaaaaaaaagaagacgaCAACGACGTGGAGACAGATGACTGTAGACTTTCAAATAGAGCCTTGGAATGTGATATTAATAAAGCAATGCATGTGAGTAGTGGTGGGACTTGGCAATGGAGCTTCTTGGAAGCTTCCTTGTTTATAAATATCCCAAcacatttgtttatttataataaaacccccaaatttgaatatctttattatgatttttttaaaacactatattaaattcaacaatttatttcatttagCTTAATAATAGCCAAATTATTTAGTAATTGtttcaatttaaataattacttatcattaaaaattaatattattttgcaaaatttacCCCCCTAAATATTAgctataaatattaaattgatcCCAAAGGTTTTTTATCTgctattgctcttaaattggtatatatttaccattatatgaaaaaatatgcttagcaatatatagaaaatataaataaaatatatttaataatttattaataaatgtttTCCGTCGCACCtacaccctactttttcaaaaattgccgagtcgcGGCACTGCACCCGAACCTGAATCTGCACCCGTGCTTCCTAGACATATTTCACTAGATCATTATTTGCGTGGTCACAAGCTTTGGGTCTTAGTGCTACTCATTCTTTTGTAGATTTTATTGACTCTCATTTCTTTTGTAGTTCAAATCTATTGTAATTCTTTGGGATATACTTAtcttaaagaaaaatgtaattctTTTGGATGCCTTGTGCATATAAACTGTGTGCATGAGGTGAATCCTCCAAAAAAAGTTacttatgaaaaatgaaaagaaaattggaaaatttctaGCATTTTTTGTGTGGAAGTTGTGGAGTTTTAACTTTTGATGTTTATCAATGTGTCTCTGATATGCCTCTTGCAAATTGCCCACATATACCTAGACTGTTAAAGAGAATTGTATGTTTTAGCCCTTATGACTCAGTTTTTCCCCCAGTGTTTTCTCTTTGcgttattatattttttgactCTCCCCTATGCATGTTCTAATTTATTACTTCTGATGGAAGGATATTGCATTAGGTAGCATTTATGGGGTTGCAAATgcaatttagaattttctttttgttgtatttGAAACTGCCTTTGCCCTGAAATGGCTTTTTCTGTCTTGTGTATTTAGGTAGAAGAGAAACTTGAGGCTGGACAAGGAAAAACAACCTACCGCCGTTTCCTTTCAAGATTTTGTACTCCAATATTTTTGGAGGTATGCCTTGTGCATGTGGTTCTTATTTCCTTATAACATTCTTAATGCTGAAATTGATGatgttttacttttgttgtttgttAATTCAACATTTGCAGCACATATCAATTTATATCTGTATTATGTGATCCTTCAACCTAAAGAATAAATAGATGAATAAGAAATGTCTATGGGTCCATGATGGatatttttttaagtcttaTGTTAACTGCTGTAGCTGAAAATTTCTGTTTTACCATTTGCAGTCATTTGTATTAACATTTCTAGCAGAGTGGGGAGACCGTAGCCAGATAGCAACGATTgctgtaagatttttttttttttttctttgtttatttctttcttccaTTTAGTTTGTTATGGCCCATTTTACATTTCTTCAGGGTAATTTAACTTCATgaatgaatttgattttttcaataTGTACTCTTGTATATGATTGTTGCTTGTGTGTCGATTCTTTCACTCATGTGCGGAACTATTCAGGGCTTCATAAGTTTGTAAATTTTGAGGTGTTTGACTTCACATATCCTTTCTCTTAGTATTAACTTTGAACTTTGCGTCATGATATTATATGGATTCTAGTGTGATATTAAATTTGATGTTATGCTTTGGTTATGCAGTTTCACGAACTTAGGAACTGGTCCTATATTCTTGAGTATTAAAATAGGCCTATTGTAGAACCCTGAATTGCCATTATTGGTTCTTCATTTTCTAGGTTGAGTACTTCATTGTGTTTATTTCCTATTTATATTCATCTGGATCCTGTTGTATTCACTTGAATTCTGCAGTGTATTAACATAGTAATATGTAGTTTACTTGTAGTTTTTCGCACTTACGAACAATAACTTGTGATTCTGCAGCTGGCGACACACAAAGCCGCTATTGGAGTGGCTGTGGGCGCCATAATAGGACATACTATCTGTACGTCAGTGGCCGTAGTGGGAGGAAGCATGCTAGCATCCAAGATCTCTCAACGCACAGTTGCTGCAATTGGAGGCTTGCTCTTCCTCGGATTTTCCTTGTCTTCCTATTTCTATCCTCCTCTATAATAGTGATATATTGTAGGCTAACCTGATTATTTTAGAGCATCAATTCTCTTCACTAGaaatttttctcttatttttcttttcattttttccagTGTGTGGTTaagttcaaagaaaaatattatacgGACTGttaccaaattttaaaaaaagaatattcttttgtgaaattattttattgatgtaTGCATGGCTTTCCAACACGTTCGTATTTTCAGCTTCTGATGATTGTGAACTTAAGAACGAAACGGAACATTCCTAAATAGTTTATGAAACttgacttttaatttttttcaacttatttgtgtgtgtgtgtgtgtgtgtgtgtgtgtgtgtgtgagagagagagagagagagggagacaCCTTGTGTGGTCCTGGCATAATATACGATTTTAAGACATCAAATAGAATTGAATCAATTGATTTATAATTAGTTtctaaaaaatcactttaataTTTGAAAAGTGGCAGTAAAGGTAACACGAAATCGTTCTCAAATATTTTGGGCTGATTTAATGTAATCGATAACTTATGCTTTGAGTTGAAatgatataataatataataaatagttATCGGATGAAAGTAACATGATTTAAGAAGGAAGATTCCCACAAAATTCATGTATCATAATCGTAGTCTGTTAAAAAAGAGGGggaaattacatttaaaaaataaataaataaataaattctgtATGACATTTCAGATTAGTTTATGAACTTGGAGCAAAGAAGGGACCGTGAGGTGGCTCAATCTCCAAGCATTAGGGCCGAATTCATCCATTCAGATCACATCAATCGGAGTCATTCGAGATCTAGAAGTCAAATACTGTGTGAACAAGAGACACGTAACCTTAGGTTGGAGGTTGACCATCTACGTAGGTGGCTTCAACATAGAGTGCATTTTAGAGAAAATAGAACCCATTCATTGAGCCAAAGTTATCGACGAAGATCCAGAACCCCTCCTAGTGAATCCTTTACAATATCCTCTCATTTAGTAGGTGGAGAGAGACATCATTGAAGAAGGGTGAGAAATTCACCTCCTGAGAATATGGAAAATGATGCTATGAGTAGGGCTTTGCACTAGATCCCTTGGTCACCCTTTTCGAGTCATATTGAGAGGGCTGAGCTCCCCTATCATTTTACCCAACCAACTTTCACGATCTACAATGGAAGGACTGATCcggtggagcatgtgagccatttTAATCAAAGGATGACCATTTACTCTAGAAATAAGGCTCTCATGTGTAAGTTATTCCCTTCTAGCCTCGGGCCCATTGCCATTAGGTGGTTCAATGGATTGGAGGAGGGTTCAATAGGGTCCTACGAGAAGCTAACCAGGGCGTTTGGTGCCAAATTTGTGACCTGTAGCAGGATCCTTAGACCTCTGGATTCTCTGCTCTCCATGGCCATGAGGGAAAAATAGACCTTAAAAAACTATtcggataggtattgggagCCTTTCAACGAGATAGATGGGGATTTTAAGGATGTGGCTATTAGAACCTTCAAAGTGGGGCTTCCTATGAATTCATACTTGAGGAAATCCCTCACCATGAAGCTCACTCAGAACATGCATCAGCTAATGGATTGCATTGACGAGCATAAAAGAGTTGAAAACGATCAAGTATAGGGCAAATGGAAAGCAAAGGTTTTCATGCTTGAACAGAGGGATCCTCGCTCTGATAGATTTGGCTTTAATCGACTGAGGAGATATTTTTTCAATCAAGTTCCCCAAAGCAACACCTAGGCGGTTAATTCGGTGTTTAAGGAACCCGTATATCGGGTgctagagaaaataaaaaaaatgagctTTATTTCAAGTGGCTCAATAAGATGGGAGGGGACCCCACCAAACGGGATCAGAACATGTACTACCAATATCATTAGGACCGAGGATTGCAAGACCTTGCATGACTTCTTAGAACAGCTAGTCAAAGCAGGAAAGTTGAAACAATTCACGCATCAACCTTTTGCCCAAAGGGAGCAGTTAGGACTGGGTTACCAAATGGAGGTGGCACCACGCCCACCATTGGGAACTATTAACGTTATTTTTGCTGCACCAAATAAGGAAGCTGGTCCCTTGTCCAAGGTAATGGCCATTTCACCACAGCTTGAGGTAAGAGAAAAGGATAGAGGTTCTAAAAGGATCAAGACAGAGCAGGAGCCAATCCTCAGCTTCTCGGAGGCTGATAAGATTGGTACTTTCcagccccatgatgatgctcttGTGGTCACACTCTGAATAGGAGGGTTTGATGTGAAAAGAGTAATGGTAGATCAAGGAAGTGGGGCTGAAATTATGTATTCGGAACTATACAAAGGGTTGGGGTTGAAACCTGAGGACCTCAGTAAGTATGACACCCCCTTGGTAGGATTTGACGGGAGAATTGTGACCCCCAAAGGGATGATTAAATTGCCCGTGCAAATGGGTTGTGAAGTAGTTGAAGTAGACTTCATTATGGTTTATGCCTATTCCCCCTACACTACAATTTTGGCAAGGCCATGGCTCTACGCTATGGGGACAGTCTCCTCAACTTTGCATATGAAAGTGAAGTATCCAATTGAGGGGTGCGTTAGGGAGCTAGTGGGATGTCAAACCATGGCTAGGCAGTGTATGATTGATATTGTCATGCATCAATCGTTGCAAGTGAATCTCCCTGATTTGAGCCTTGTCTTGTAGCAATCAATAGTTGGAGTGTCAGAGGTCTCGGATAGAATGACAAAGATTAGTGTACAATGTGAAGAATTGGAGAAGATTGTCCTTGGTTTggaaaatgataaatatttccAGATCGGAACACAACTACCTCTAGCTGAGAAGGAAGAGTTCTTAGTCTTTCTGAGAAATAACTTAGATGTTTTTGCTCGGAGCACATACGAGGCTTTGAGGGTAGATTTGGAGTTCATATGCCATCACCTCAATGTGAACCTAGCCATAACACCGAGGAGGCAGCAGCCTCGACGATCTTCTAAGGAACATGCTGAAGTAGTAAAAGAGGAATTCAACAAGCTCAAAAAGGCTGGGGCCATCAAGGAGGTTTTTTTATCCATAATGGTTGGCCAACACCGTGGTAGTCAAGAGGAAGTCAGGTAAATGGAAGGTTTGTGTTAATTTCACCGATTTGAATAAGGCCTGCCCTAAAGACCCCTTTTTGGTTCCCAAAATTGATCAATTGTTCAATGTAACATTTGGCCATCCTTGGATGAGTTTTCTTGATGCCTTCCAAGACTACCATTAAATTCCACTAGCGTTGCCAAATCAAGAAAAGATTGCATTCTTGACCCCTATCGGGAACTACCATTATCGAATGATGCCCTTTGGCCTAAAGAACGCTGGCTCCACCTATCAAAGAATGGTGACAAGAATGTTTGAAGCTCATTTAGGCAAGAATGTGGAGGCTTATAAAGATGGcatggtggtgaagagcaaAGAGAAGTTCAAGCATTTTGGGGATTTGGATGAAATCTTTTCAATCCTGAGGAAGCATGAGTTGTGTCTAAATGCTTCTAAATGCTCCTTCGATGTGGGATtagggaaattcttggggtacataATAACTCACTGAGGAATAGAGGTTAACCTTGATCAAATCAGAGCCATCCATGATCTACACCCATCTCGGAATCTGAAGGAAGTGCAGTGCTTGACCGGAATGACAGCGGCCTTAAACAGATTCATTTTTCAGCTAACTGACCGttgtaaaccatttttttaGTTGCTTCATAGGTGGAAAGATTTTGCTTGGTCCAAGGAATGTGATAGGGCCTTTGAGGAGTTTAAGAAGTACTTGGCCCATCCACCAATTTTGTCCAAACCTGAGAAGGAAGAAGTCTTGTATGCCTATATAGAATTCACAGCCCATGCAGTGAGCTTAGTTCTAGTTTGAACGGAAGCAAGGGTATAAAAACCTGTTTATTACGTGAGTAAGTCCCTCCAAGAGGTAGAGACCCGATACCTACCCTAAGAGAAGGCCATCTTGGACATCATACACACCACAAAGAAGCTTCCCTattacttccaagcacataTGATCATTGTCCTTACCCAACTTCCTTTATAGGCATTGCTCCGAAAATTGGATTATACAAGAAGAGTAGCAAAGTGGGGAACCATGTTGGGAGCATTTGACATCAGGTACTTACCTCGTACAGTTGTAAGTGGGCATGTTTTGGCTAACCTGGTAGCTAAGTTTACTAAGGGAATGGAAAAGGATGGCACCGAGGAGGGAGGTATGCCTGACAAAGAGATTTTGGTGATTACAACGTCACACTCGCTACTTTGGGAATTATACGTGAATAAGGCCGCTAACCAGAAGGGTTCAGCGATCGAAATTGTTCTAGTATCTCCTGAATGCATAACTATCGAGAAATCCTTGAAGTTAAGCTTTCCAGCCATGAATAATGAAGCAGAATATGAAGCTCTTTGGGCTGGCTTAAATGCTGTAAAGAAACTTGGAGGCAAGGCCGTGGAGGTATTTTGTGATTTGAGGCTCATTGTGGGGCTAGTGATAGAAGAATTCGAGGCTAAGGATCAAAGGATGCAATGGTATCTAAGCCAAGTGAAACAATTGCAGTCTAACTTTGAGGCATTTTCTATAGAGCAAATTCCCAGGAGTAGAAATTTCCATGCTAACTCATTAGCGACCCTAGCCACCTTGTTAGGAGAAGGCCTACCGAGAATTATTATGGTAGAAGACCTAGTGGCATCCAGTTGGGACAGCCAGGTCCTTGTCGGAGTAAATGTAGTACATGTTGGCCCGAGCTGGATGGACCTAGTGGTGTCATTCCTAAGGGATGGAACACTGCTTGAAGACAGGACCGAGGCTAAAAAGGTTCGAAGAAAGGCACCATGGTACTAGCTCTCAGAAGAGTAGAAGTTGTACAAACGATCGTACTCGGGGCCGTATTTGCTGTGTGTTCATCCCGAGACAATGGAGGCGTTGTTGGAAGAACTCCATGAAGGACTTTGTGACAGTCATACTAGGGGAGGGTCTTTATCGCATAAGGCTCTTACTTAGGGATATTGATGGCCTAGCATGTAGAAGTTTGCTCAATAATACGTTAGAAAATGCAATCAGTGCTAAAGCTATGCCCCGAATATTCATCAACTGGGGGGGATCCTAAATTCTCTTTCCAGTCCATGGCCTTCTGCACAATAGATCTTGGATATAGTTAGATCATTCCCAAAGACAACTAGAAACCGAAGATGGGTCCTCATCGGGactgattacttcaccaagtggctTCAAGAAAAGCCCCTTTCTAATATCCGAGATCAAGACGTGAAAAAATTTGTCTAGCGAAATATTGTCACAAGATTTGGAGTCCCACATACTCTTATATTAGACAACGGTCTTTAGTTTGATAGCAAGACTTTTCGAAGATACTATTGTGAGCTAGGCATAAAGACTAGgtattctactctagcctaccTTCAAAGCAATGGACAAGTTGAGGCCACCAATAAAGTTATAGTGGATGGGATGAAGAAGAGATTGGACAaggcaaagggaagatgggtagaTGAGTTACCCTATGTCTTGTGGGCATATCGCACTACGCCGAGGAGATCAATTGGAGAAACACCCTTTTTTAATGACCTATGGCTCTGAGGCAATCATCCCTTTAGAGATAGGGTTTCCAATGATGAGAACTGACCAATTCgataacaacaaaaacaaacaactcCTCTCTGCTAGCCTATACTTGGTTGAAGAAAGAAGGGAGATTGCTACCATTAAGTTGGcccattaccaaaaaaaagctCAGACAAGGGTACGATAAAGGCATCAAGATAAGGGCATTTATGCTAGGGGACCTGGTATAAGAAAGGTCATAGGGAACATTAGGAATTCGACATGGGGAAAACTTGGACCTAAATGGGAGGGACCCTATCATATCACATCAGTGGCGGGAATAGGGGCTTATTATTTAGAAGACCTAAATGAAATCCCTATCCCATGACCATGGAATGTGAATAACCTATGAAGATATTACTATTAATTAGAAACATTGATGTTATTCATATCGTGTCTTTATTCTTAAAGGTCTTTACTCTTACAAGCATCTCTATGTTATTCATCTTGTTTAAGCTAAggattaaacagaacctcgtcCAGGTTTGACTCCTTGGATCACCTGGCTTGGGTAAATTAACTTTTATGAATCAAAAAATGGTTAAGGGTTAAACAGAAACTTCGCCAAGTTTGACTCCTCGGGTCACCTGCcttaagtaaattaattattatatggtTGTTGAGGCTACCACAAGATTGGAAGTCATAACATCATCATCAAATGTGATCTTTCCTTGATGGGCTAGCTccatagttttatttttcaacacaAAGCATTGCTCCATAGGGTGGCCCATGAGGTGATGATACTTGTAATACTTAGGATCATTTGTTTGGTTAGCCTCTTCAGGACATTTCATCTCTAGTAGGTCAATCAACTTCAACTCAAGTAAATGATCCAACATCTTAGAGATATCAGAATCAGGGAATGGATATTGCATCTCTTGTAATGTcagtcttcttcttcctttatcTTGAGTGAGAGGAGGCGTTTTTTCTTTCAGCCTAGGCTTAATTGAAACTTTGAGAGGAGCAATAGTTACAATCAAAGACTACTTGTTTTTCGATTTAGGCGGGAATTTGCCTCCTTTGCAAGTATCTTGCCTTTCTCTCCCCTTGCAGGGTTCTTGAACAGGCAGGCCATTGGAAGCAATACTAAGCTCCATGTCATGAGTGTGTGTTGCTaattcttcaaatgttttaggctttattccttgaagaatatAGCTTATAGCCCAATTCATTCCTTGAATACACATCTCAATTGCAAATGCTTCACATCTCAATTCATTCCTTGAATACACATCCTTGCATTTAAGACTAAGATTTCTCCACCGTTGAATGTAATCAATGACAGACTCTTCTTTCCAATGCTTTGAATTGGTGAGCTCTATCATGCTAACAATACGTCAAGTACTATAGAAATGGTTTAGGAATTCTCTCTCCATTTGATTCCAACTATCAATGGAGCTAGCGCTAGATTGGTATACCAATCAAACGCATTTCCCTTCAAAGAGCAAACAAATTGCTTGACCATGAGATCCCAATAAGTACCAGCATTGTTACAAGTTTCCACAAAATGAGTAACATGTTGCCTTGGATTGCCTTTACCCTCAAATTGTTGGAACTTTGGTGGCTGATTATTTTGAGGCATCCTCATGAGATCTATCCTTTGAGTGTATGGCTTGGCATAGGCAGTAGATGATTGACTTCCATCCCCAACTTGGTCTTTGATAGTTTCATTGATTAACTCCTTGAGCTGGTCAGAAGAGTTAGACCCATCTGTAGAGAGTTTGAGATCCTTTATTGAACTCTCACATTTTTCATTATGGGCTTGCTTTGGCTTAAAGCTTTCATCTTCACGATTCAGTCTAGATGTGTTCCCCATCTTATCCATTAAGAGATTTATTTATGTGTCTCTCAATGCTTCCCTTTCTTTCATAGACTTCATTCATTCTTCTAAAGTCTAAGCTATAGTCGAGTCTTGTTCCTCTAGAGATGTTGTGTTAGTCATCATAACTGGCATGGCAAATGAACTAACAGAGTGAGGAGAGTCCCTAAGCTTGGAAGTAggaatattttttgaaaaagagaaCTCAGAGCCATCAGGTGActtgttttcttcttcagcAATTGGAACTTCTTGGATTGGTTCCGAAGTTTGAGACAAAGCTGGTTAGGACAACATTTCTTTGACAAGACCAGCTACGTCTTTGCTTACCCCCTACGTAGATGAAGCTGTTTGTGACTTCTGAGATTTAGAAGTGTTGAAAATAGGTAAGGATTGGGGTATCGGTGTTGTTTGAGCATAGACCTCTGCAAGAGCTTCTGTTCTTCCCCTTGTCATGGGTCCAGCATAGGAAGTGTTAGAACTTGGTGAAGAGTTTAAATCCATTGTAGGATC
Protein-coding regions in this window:
- the LOC115955078 gene encoding uncharacterized protein LOC115955078, with the protein product MPFGLKNAGSTYQRMVTRMFEAHLGKNVEAYKDGMVVKSKEKFKHFGDLDEIFSILRKHELCLNASKCSFDVGLGKFLGWKDFAWSKECDRAFEEFKKYLAHPPILSKPEKEEVLYAYIEFTAHAALLRKLDYTRRVAKWGTMLGAFDIRYLPRTVVSGHVLANLVAKFTKGMEKDGTEEGGMPDKEILVITTSHSLLWELYVNKAANQKGSAIEIVLVSPECITIEKSLKLSFPAMNNEAEYEALWAGLNAVKKLGGKAVEVFCDLRLIVGLVIEEFEAKDQRMQWYLSQVKQLQSNFEAFSIEQIPRSRNFHANSLATLATLLGEGLPRIIMVEDLVASSWDSQVLVGVNVVHVGPSWMDLVVSFLRDGTLLEDRTEAKKVRRKAPWY
- the LOC115955073 gene encoding uncharacterized protein LOC115955073 is translated as MVDQGSGAEIMYSELYKGLGLKPEDLSKYDTPLVGFDGRIVTPKGMIKLPVQMGCEVVEVDFIMVYAYSPYTTILARPWLYAMGTVSSTLHMKVKYPIEGCVRELQSIVGVSEVSDRMTKISVQCEELEKIVLGLENDKYFQIGTQLPLAEKEEFLVFLRNNLDVFARSTYEALRVDLEFICHHLNVNLAITPRRQQPRRSSKEHAEVVKEEFNKLKKAGAIKEVFLSIMVGQHRGSQEEVR